From the Solanum pennellii chromosome 4, SPENNV200 genome, one window contains:
- the LOC107015690 gene encoding C2 and GRAM domain-containing protein At1g03370 isoform X2 translates to MKLLVRVIEARNIPAMDPNGFSDPYVKLSLGKQKFKSKVVKKCLNPSWCEEFAFRVDDLKEELTISVLDEDKYFNDDFVGQIKFPVSQVFDTNDKSLGTAWYTLQPKQKKGKNKDCGQILLTICFSQGNTLADLQSVGDHGSLSKKLSDVVSESPSLSSNDPLRSSSPLRSEEAASSKEEKPHAQTFAGRIAQIFNKNGDVVSTTNLKAPDVTVPPETVSTTASENAQEEQSTSGNFQELLKSIEAREQPSDVPNLPGGVVVDQLYAIAPHELNLFLFSPDSAFFKSLVDIQGSTELRVGPWKLENGGESLKRVVNFIKAASRLVKALKTTEEQTYLKADGKSFSLLAIVSTPDAPYGSTFKVEVLYSITPGPELPSGEQSSRLVVSWRMNFLQSTMMKGMIENGARQGIKESFDQYANLLSQNVKPVDAKDLGSEKEQILASIEVEHQSDWKLAFQYFANFTVISTFFIGLYVFVHVLLAMPSTIQGLEFVGLDLPDSIGEIIVCGVLVLQGKRVLELISRFMRARVQKGSDHGIKAQGDGWLLTVALIEGNNLAAVDASGFSDPYVVFTCNGKTRTSSIKFQKSSPKWNEIFEFDAMDDPPSVLDVEVFDFDGPFSEATSLGHAEINFVKTNISDLSDVVVPLQGKLAQACQSKLHLRVFLNNTKGSNVVKDYLSKMEKEVGKKIKVRSPQTNSAFQKLFGLPPEEFLINDFACHLKRKMPLQGRLFLSARIIGFHSDLFGHKTKFFLLWEDIEDIQVESPTLASMGSPNVIMTLKPGRGFDARHGAKTQDEEGRLKFHFHSFVSFNVAHRTFMALWKARALSPEQKVQIVEAEAEAKNLQMAEEDSIGSDFQAADDDSEGKSLQSEESGSFVGMEDTNMSIVYSSVLSVPNKK, encoded by the exons ATGAAGCTTTTAGTAAGAGTTATTGAAGCAAGAAACATACCAGCTATGGACCCAAATGGGTTCAGTGATCCATATGTGAAATTGTCATTGGGAAAACAGAAGTTTAAGAGTAAAGTTGTGAAGAAATGTTTAAATCCATCATGGTGTGAGGAATTTGCTTTTAGGGTAGATGACTTGAAGGAGGAGCTTACTATTTCTGTTTTAGATGAAGATAAATACTTCAACGATGATTTTGTTGGACAAATCAAGTTTCCAGTTTCTCAGGTTTTTGATACCAATGACAAGTCCCTTGGCACTGCTTGGTATACTTTACAGCCCAAGCAAAAGAAAGGCAAAAACAAGGATTGTG GTCAAATTCTTCTCACAATATGTTTCTCGCAAGGCAATACATTGGCAGACTTACAATCAGTTGGTGATCATGGATCACTGTCGAAGAAGTTGTCTGATGTGGTATCTGAATCTCCTTCTTTGTCTTCCAATGACCCCTTGAGATCATCTTCTCCTCTGAGATCTGAAGAAGCAGCCTCTTCAAAGGAGGAAAAGCCTCATGCGCAGACCTTTGCTGGTCGAATTGctcaaattttcaataagaATGGGGATGTAGTATCCACAACTAACTTGAAAGCTCCAGATGTTACAGTGCCACCTGAAACAGTAAGTACAACTGCTTCTGAGAATGCACAAGAGGAACAGTCCACATCGGGGAACTTTCAAGAACTATTGAAAAGCATTGAGGCAAGAGAACAACCAAGCGATGTTCCAAACCTTCCTGGTGGAGTAGTAGTGGATCAATTGTATGCTATTGCTCCTCATGAATtgaatttgttccttttttcaCCAGATTCAGCCTTCTTTAAATCCTTAGTAGATATTCAGGGGTCCACAGAGTTGCGAGTTGGACCTTGGAAACTTGAAAATGGTGGTGAAAGTTTAAAAAGAGTGGTTAATTTTATCAAAGCTGCAAGTAGATTGGTCAAGGCTTTAAAAACTACAGAGGAACAAACGTATCTTAAAGCTGATGGGAAGTCTTTTTCTCTTTTAGCTATTGTAAGTACCCCAGATGCCCCATATGGAAGCACGTTCAAGGTAGAAGTGCTTTACAGCATTACTCCTGGTCCTGAGCTGCCTTCAGGAGAACAGTCTTCAAGGTTAGTAGTTTCATGGCGCATGAATTTCTTGCAAAGCACTATGATGAAAGGTATGATAGAAAATGGTGCACGGCAAGGTATTAAAGAGAGCTTTGATCAGTATGCAAATTTATTATCTCAGAACGTAAAGCCAGTTGACGCAAAGGACCTAGGTTCAGAGAAAGAACAGATTTTGGCATCTATAGAAGTGGAGCACCAGTCCGATTGGAAGCTGGCTTTCCAGTATTTTGCTAACTTCACTGTAATTTCAACCTTTTTCATAGGGTTATATGTATTTGTGCACGTCTTGTTGGCCATGCCTAGCACAATACAGGGGCTTGAGTTTGTTGGCCTTGACTTACCCGATTCTATTGGTGAGATAATTGTGTGTGGAGTGCTAGTACTTCAAGGAAAACGGGTGCTAGAGCTGATATCACGCTTCATGCGAGCTAGGGTACAAAAAG GAAGTGACCATGGCATCAAAGCACAAGGGGATGGCTGGCTGTTAACTGTTGCCTTGATTGAAGGAAACAACTTGGCAGCTGTTGACGCAAGTGGATTCTCTGACCCGTATGTGGTGTTTACATGCAATGGGAAAACTAGAACCAGTTCAATCAAGTTCCAAAAGTCTAGTCCCAAATGGAATG aaatatttgaatttgatgCAATGGACGATCCCCCATCTGTTCTCGACGTAGaagtgtttgattttgatgGACCTTTTAGTGAAGCTACATCTCTTGGGCATGctgaaatcaattttgtcaaaaCTAATATATCAGATCTGTCTGATGTTGTAGTTCCTCTTCAAGGAAAATTAGCGCAGGCCTGTCAGTCTAAGCTGCATTTAAGAGTTTTCTTGAATAATACCAAGGGTAGCAATGTTGTCAAAGATTATCTGTCTAAGATGGAGAAGGAAGTTGGAAAGAAG ATAAAAGTACGATCTCCTCAGACTAATTCAGCATTCCAAAAGCTTTTTGGGCTTCCACCAGAGGAATTTCTCATCAATGATTTTGCCTGTCACTTAAAACGCAAGATGCCCCTCCAG GGCCGTCTGTTTTTGTCTGCAAGAATAATCGGTTTCCATTCTGATCTATTTGGACATAAGACcaaatttttccttctttggGAAGATATCGAAGACATTCAAGTTGAATCCCCTACTTTGGCATCAATGGGTAGCCCGAATGTTATCATGACTTTAAAGCCAGGTAGAGGTTTTGATGCAAGGCATGGTGCCAAGACTCAAGACGAGGAAGGCAGGCTGAAGTTCCATTTCCACTCTTTTGTCTCTTTTAATGTTGCTCACAG GACTTTCATGGCATTGTGGAAAGCAAGAGCTTTGAGTCCCGAGCAGAAGGTGCAGATAGttgaagccgaagccgaagccaaAAACCTTCAAATGGCAGAAGAGGATTCAATAGGCAGTGACTTCCAAGCTGCAGATGATGACTCTGAAGGCAAAAGCCTTCAATCAGAAGAGAGCGGATCATTCGTCGGTATGGAGGATACAAATATGTCTATCGTTTATTCCTCTGTACTTTCAGTTCCA AACAAAAAATGA
- the LOC107015690 gene encoding C2 and GRAM domain-containing protein At1g03370 isoform X1, whose translation MKLLVRVIEARNIPAMDPNGFSDPYVKLSLGKQKFKSKVVKKCLNPSWCEEFAFRVDDLKEELTISVLDEDKYFNDDFVGQIKFPVSQVFDTNDKSLGTAWYTLQPKQKKGKNKDCGQILLTICFSQGNTLADLQSVGDHGSLSKKLSDVVSESPSLSSNDPLRSSSPLRSEEAASSKEEKPHAQTFAGRIAQIFNKNGDVVSTTNLKAPDVTVPPETVSTTASENAQEEQSTSGNFQELLKSIEAREQPSDVPNLPGGVVVDQLYAIAPHELNLFLFSPDSAFFKSLVDIQGSTELRVGPWKLENGGESLKRVVNFIKAASRLVKALKTTEEQTYLKADGKSFSLLAIVSTPDAPYGSTFKVEVLYSITPGPELPSGEQSSRLVVSWRMNFLQSTMMKGMIENGARQGIKESFDQYANLLSQNVKPVDAKDLGSEKEQILASIEVEHQSDWKLAFQYFANFTVISTFFIGLYVFVHVLLAMPSTIQGLEFVGLDLPDSIGEIIVCGVLVLQGKRVLELISRFMRARVQKGSDHGIKAQGDGWLLTVALIEGNNLAAVDASGFSDPYVVFTCNGKTRTSSIKFQKSSPKWNEIFEFDAMDDPPSVLDVEVFDFDGPFSEATSLGHAEINFVKTNISDLSDVVVPLQGKLAQACQSKLHLRVFLNNTKGSNVVKDYLSKMEKEVGKKIKVRSPQTNSAFQKLFGLPPEEFLINDFACHLKRKMPLQGRLFLSARIIGFHSDLFGHKTKFFLLWEDIEDIQVESPTLASMGSPNVIMTLKPGRGFDARHGAKTQDEEGRLKFHFHSFVSFNVAHRTFMALWKARALSPEQKVQIVEAEAEAKNLQMAEEDSIGSDFQAADDDSEGKSLQSEESGSFVGMEDTNMSIVYSSVLSVPTDFFMELFSGGELDRKVMERVGCLNYSFSPWEESEKPDVHQRQLYYKFDKCISRYRGEVTSTQQRSRLSDKNDWLIEEVMTLHGVPLGDYFNLRLGYQVENVPSRSTRCSVQVQLGIAWLKYSRHQKRITKNIISNLQERLLVMCSGVEKEYLSKSDPLVI comes from the exons ATGAAGCTTTTAGTAAGAGTTATTGAAGCAAGAAACATACCAGCTATGGACCCAAATGGGTTCAGTGATCCATATGTGAAATTGTCATTGGGAAAACAGAAGTTTAAGAGTAAAGTTGTGAAGAAATGTTTAAATCCATCATGGTGTGAGGAATTTGCTTTTAGGGTAGATGACTTGAAGGAGGAGCTTACTATTTCTGTTTTAGATGAAGATAAATACTTCAACGATGATTTTGTTGGACAAATCAAGTTTCCAGTTTCTCAGGTTTTTGATACCAATGACAAGTCCCTTGGCACTGCTTGGTATACTTTACAGCCCAAGCAAAAGAAAGGCAAAAACAAGGATTGTG GTCAAATTCTTCTCACAATATGTTTCTCGCAAGGCAATACATTGGCAGACTTACAATCAGTTGGTGATCATGGATCACTGTCGAAGAAGTTGTCTGATGTGGTATCTGAATCTCCTTCTTTGTCTTCCAATGACCCCTTGAGATCATCTTCTCCTCTGAGATCTGAAGAAGCAGCCTCTTCAAAGGAGGAAAAGCCTCATGCGCAGACCTTTGCTGGTCGAATTGctcaaattttcaataagaATGGGGATGTAGTATCCACAACTAACTTGAAAGCTCCAGATGTTACAGTGCCACCTGAAACAGTAAGTACAACTGCTTCTGAGAATGCACAAGAGGAACAGTCCACATCGGGGAACTTTCAAGAACTATTGAAAAGCATTGAGGCAAGAGAACAACCAAGCGATGTTCCAAACCTTCCTGGTGGAGTAGTAGTGGATCAATTGTATGCTATTGCTCCTCATGAATtgaatttgttccttttttcaCCAGATTCAGCCTTCTTTAAATCCTTAGTAGATATTCAGGGGTCCACAGAGTTGCGAGTTGGACCTTGGAAACTTGAAAATGGTGGTGAAAGTTTAAAAAGAGTGGTTAATTTTATCAAAGCTGCAAGTAGATTGGTCAAGGCTTTAAAAACTACAGAGGAACAAACGTATCTTAAAGCTGATGGGAAGTCTTTTTCTCTTTTAGCTATTGTAAGTACCCCAGATGCCCCATATGGAAGCACGTTCAAGGTAGAAGTGCTTTACAGCATTACTCCTGGTCCTGAGCTGCCTTCAGGAGAACAGTCTTCAAGGTTAGTAGTTTCATGGCGCATGAATTTCTTGCAAAGCACTATGATGAAAGGTATGATAGAAAATGGTGCACGGCAAGGTATTAAAGAGAGCTTTGATCAGTATGCAAATTTATTATCTCAGAACGTAAAGCCAGTTGACGCAAAGGACCTAGGTTCAGAGAAAGAACAGATTTTGGCATCTATAGAAGTGGAGCACCAGTCCGATTGGAAGCTGGCTTTCCAGTATTTTGCTAACTTCACTGTAATTTCAACCTTTTTCATAGGGTTATATGTATTTGTGCACGTCTTGTTGGCCATGCCTAGCACAATACAGGGGCTTGAGTTTGTTGGCCTTGACTTACCCGATTCTATTGGTGAGATAATTGTGTGTGGAGTGCTAGTACTTCAAGGAAAACGGGTGCTAGAGCTGATATCACGCTTCATGCGAGCTAGGGTACAAAAAG GAAGTGACCATGGCATCAAAGCACAAGGGGATGGCTGGCTGTTAACTGTTGCCTTGATTGAAGGAAACAACTTGGCAGCTGTTGACGCAAGTGGATTCTCTGACCCGTATGTGGTGTTTACATGCAATGGGAAAACTAGAACCAGTTCAATCAAGTTCCAAAAGTCTAGTCCCAAATGGAATG aaatatttgaatttgatgCAATGGACGATCCCCCATCTGTTCTCGACGTAGaagtgtttgattttgatgGACCTTTTAGTGAAGCTACATCTCTTGGGCATGctgaaatcaattttgtcaaaaCTAATATATCAGATCTGTCTGATGTTGTAGTTCCTCTTCAAGGAAAATTAGCGCAGGCCTGTCAGTCTAAGCTGCATTTAAGAGTTTTCTTGAATAATACCAAGGGTAGCAATGTTGTCAAAGATTATCTGTCTAAGATGGAGAAGGAAGTTGGAAAGAAG ATAAAAGTACGATCTCCTCAGACTAATTCAGCATTCCAAAAGCTTTTTGGGCTTCCACCAGAGGAATTTCTCATCAATGATTTTGCCTGTCACTTAAAACGCAAGATGCCCCTCCAG GGCCGTCTGTTTTTGTCTGCAAGAATAATCGGTTTCCATTCTGATCTATTTGGACATAAGACcaaatttttccttctttggGAAGATATCGAAGACATTCAAGTTGAATCCCCTACTTTGGCATCAATGGGTAGCCCGAATGTTATCATGACTTTAAAGCCAGGTAGAGGTTTTGATGCAAGGCATGGTGCCAAGACTCAAGACGAGGAAGGCAGGCTGAAGTTCCATTTCCACTCTTTTGTCTCTTTTAATGTTGCTCACAG GACTTTCATGGCATTGTGGAAAGCAAGAGCTTTGAGTCCCGAGCAGAAGGTGCAGATAGttgaagccgaagccgaagccaaAAACCTTCAAATGGCAGAAGAGGATTCAATAGGCAGTGACTTCCAAGCTGCAGATGATGACTCTGAAGGCAAAAGCCTTCAATCAGAAGAGAGCGGATCATTCGTCGGTATGGAGGATACAAATATGTCTATCGTTTATTCCTCTGTACTTTCAGTTCCA ACGGATTTTTTCATGGAATTATTCAGTGGAGGCGAACTTGATCGTAAGGTCATGGAAAGAGTTGGTTgtcttaattattcttttagTCCCTGGGAAGAATCTGAGAAGCCTGATGTGCATCAGAGGcaactttattataaatttgataAGTGTATTTCCCGTTATCGAGGTGAAGTGACAAGCACGCAACAAAGATCCCGCCTTTCTGATAAAAACGATTGGCTTATAGAAGAGGTCATGACTCTTCATGGCGTTCCACTGGGTGATTATTTCAAT CTTCGCCTGGGATACCAGGTTGAGAACGTCCCCTCAAGATCGACAAGATGCAGCGTACAGGTACAACTGGGAATCGCTTGGTTAAAATACTCTAGACATCAGAAAAGGATCACGAAAAACATAATTTCTAACTTGCAAGAACGACTATTAGTCATGTGTAGTGGAGTTGAGAAGGAATATCTCTCGAAATCTGACCCCCTCGTGATCTAG
- the LOC107018125 gene encoding protein phosphatase 1 regulatory inhibitor subunit PPP1R8 homolog — translation MYGRAGLDRFKKAQSLEPFAVSANSAAKSALQPTKPAIHSSPAYAQSTTSHQHTQYVNPPPALQKSVVADATSSTGPTHHVTHGGGQSTWQPPDWAIEPRRGVYYLDVIKDGEVLDRINLDKRRHIFGRQFHTCDFVLDHQSVSRQHAAVVPHKNGSIYVIDLGSAHGTFVANERLTKDSPVELETGQSLKFAASTRTYILRKNNEALFPPARLPAEIDLPPVPDPSDEEAVLAYNTFLNRYGLTRPDSLSKSTVSTSEKDANHSSERPTKRIRRRSVSFKDQVGGELFEVVGISDGVDVETEPGPVGVKEGSLVGKYESLIEITVIPKGKEHSSVKDVNVSQTGVTDKLKQVLNKVKNPPKGGIYDDLYGESIPSKVGSWAYSGVGQAASTNDAEGHSPGSLGGVSGSISSNVDDDTDDLFG, via the exons ATGTATGGTAGAGCAGGGCTTGACCGATTTAAGAAAGCTCAGTCGTTGGAGCCATTTGCAGTGTCTGCGAATTCAGCTGCTAAATCAGCATTGCAGCCAACTAAGCCAGCAATCCATTCTTCTCCAGCATATGCACAGTCCACAACATCTCATCAACATACTCAATATGTAAATCCACCACCTGCTTTGCAGAAATCCGTTGTGGCAGATGCAACCTCTTCTACAGGGCCAACTCATCATGTCACTCATGGAGGGGGACAATCAACTTGGCAGCCTCCTGATTGGGCTATTGAGCCACGTCGAGGCGTTTATTATCTTGATGTGATCAAGGACGGGGAGGTACTTGATCGAATTAATTTGGATAAGCGAAGGCATATCTTTGGACGACAGTTTCACACTTGTGATTTTGTCCTTGATCATCAGTCAGTCTCACGCCAGCACGCTGCTGTGGTTCCTCACAAAAATGGAAG CATTTATGTGATTGATTTAGGATCTGCACATGGAACATTTGTTGCAAATGAGAGGCTAACAAAGGATTCCCCTGTCGAGCTCGAGACTGGACAATCTTTGAAGTTTGCTGCATCAACAAGGACTTACATCTTGAGAAAGAACAATGAAGCTCTCTTCCCTCCTGCACGACTACCTGCAGAAATAGATTTACCACCAGTTCCAGATCCTTCAGATGAGGAAGCTGTTTTGGCTTATAACACCTTTTTAAACCGCTATGGACTTACTAGGCCTGATTCATTGTCAAAATCAACAGTATCAACTAGTGAGAAGGATGCCAATCATTCATCTGAGAGGCCTACTAAAAGAATTAGGAGAAGAAGTGTGTCATTTAAAGACCAGGTTGGGGGGGAGCTATTTGAAGTTGTCGGTATTTCAGATGGAGTAGATGTGGAGACAGAACCTGGTCCAGTGGGTGTGAAAGAAGGAAGTCTTGTTGGAAAATATGAGTCTCTTATAGAAATTACAGTGATACCCAAAGGGAAAGAACACTCCTCCGTAAAAGATGTCAACGTTTCCCAAACAGGTGTCACAGACAAACTTAAACAGGTATTGAACAAGGTGAAGAATCCGCCAAAGGGTGGAATTTATGACGATCTTTATGGAGAATCAATTCCTAGTAAAGTTGGATCTTGGGCATATTCTGGTGTTGGTCAGGCTGCTTCCACTAACGATGCTGAAGGACACTCCCCTGGTTCCTTAGGCGGAGTCTCTGGGAGTATCTCAAGCAATGTGGATGACGATACTGATGATTTGTTTGGCTAG
- the LOC107015738 gene encoding DNA-directed RNA polymerases IV and V subunit 4-like yields the protein MAEKGGKGFSLPKSGKSALKSPASKGKDDSSAKSKRGRKVQFDSEGSLDTNSTKSNGKADIPSFKGDLGKAGKGEKAGSAGKSQKAKALDPLELRVEQELSTKSTCMMDCEAADILQGIQENMVVLSDDPAIKLPVSFDRGLAYGQRIRLYDNPQAVEQILGPLKQHGVSDGELCMIANFPLESVDEVFAFVPSFKNRKSKLRVPLENVLAELTKLRKAA from the exons ATGGCGGAGAAAGGAGGAAAAGGGTTTTCTTTGCCGAAAAGTGGAAAGTCTGCTCTGAAATCCCCTG CATCCAAAGGGAAGGATGATAGCTCAGCAAAGTCCAAAAGAGGAAGGAAAGTTCAGTTTGATTCTGAAG GATCGCTTGATACCAATTCCACAAAATCAAATGGAAAAGCTGATATACCATCTTTCAAAG GTGATTTGGGCAAAGCCGGGAAAGGAGAGAAAGCTGGCAGTGCTGGTAAAAGTCAAAAAGCAAAAGCACTTGATCCCTTGGAGCTGAGAGTTGAGCAAG AGCTTTCAACCAAATCAACATGCATGATGGATTGTGAAGCTGCTGATATTTTGCAAGGAATCCAAGAGAACATGGTGGTGTTGTCTGATGATCCAGCCATAAAACTACCTGT TTCATTTGACAGGGGATTGGCATATGGTCAAAGGATCAGGCTTTATGATAATCCCCAGGCTGTTGAACAAATACTTGG GCCTCTAAAACAGCATGGCGTTTCTGATGGGGAG CTTTGCATGATTGCCAACTTTCCCTTGGAATCTGTTGATGAAGTGTTTGCTTTTGTTCCCTCATTTAAG AATAGAAAGAGCAAGCTGAGAGTTCCCCTCGAGAATGTCTTGGCTGAACTAACCAAACTTAGAAAGGCAGCATAA